The proteins below are encoded in one region of Pseudomonas putida NBRC 14164:
- a CDS encoding response regulator gives MANKTLRILIADAHPCQRLQLERLLNGLGYYRIAPVESFEELQRLVHCALQPFHLLLGNIELANHAGVDLARFCRVSTQIQHALLYHSSQLKVPSVPQTERQAVSLSLPQVPDNEALESFMAIIDAPLVVGKLPLPGSMPATAARPRPRANFAHTVFNR, from the coding sequence ATGGCAAACAAGACCCTGCGCATCCTCATCGCCGACGCACACCCGTGCCAGCGCCTGCAGCTGGAGCGGTTGCTCAATGGCCTGGGCTATTACCGGATCGCCCCCGTGGAAAGCTTCGAGGAGCTCCAGCGCCTTGTTCATTGCGCCTTGCAGCCTTTTCATCTGCTGCTGGGCAATATCGAGCTGGCCAATCATGCCGGGGTCGACCTGGCGCGCTTCTGCCGCGTCAGCACGCAGATCCAGCACGCCCTGCTTTACCACTCCAGTCAGTTGAAAGTGCCTTCAGTACCGCAGACCGAACGCCAGGCGGTCAGCCTGAGCCTCCCGCAGGTGCCTGATAACGAGGCGCTGGAGTCATTCATGGCGATCATCGACGCGCCACTGGTGGTCGGCAAGTTGCCGCTGCCGGGCAGCATGCCGGCTACCGCGGCGCGGCCACGGCCGCGGGCCAACTTCGCGCACACGGTGTTCAACCGCTAG
- a CDS encoding efflux transporter outer membrane subunit — translation MTLPSRISLLTLCLPLCATIAACSSPPTPTSGIVAPPAWQGDAAAPSAHLPAARWWHSFASRELDRLVQHALVNAHDLAAATARVRQAQARALIAGAPLLPELQLDLNGSRQRLLHGEGNDQLDVSRNAPTSTSFDAQLSARYEIDFWGGLRATRDNALRSLDASRFDRQTVELTLVSAVADSYLQGLALEEQLRIARLNLRNAQDVLGLVETRQRSGSATRLELAQQRSLVATQQRQLPLLEQKWQDSRVTLATLLGEPVQSLPASPEAIDALHWPTIGSGLPSELLTRRPDIAAAEARLAAASANVQVARAAMLPKLTLGANLGAGANTFAHLFDSSYYTLTSGLVAPIFNNGRLRAARELAEAEQEELLETYRSSILAGFADVEKALNAIHGVDQQRQWQDEEVQQARLAFDLAQQRYGAGAETLLSVLETQRTLYVAQDQQAQLRLARLQASVALYKALGGGWQVER, via the coding sequence ATGACATTGCCTAGCCGTATCAGCCTGTTGACGTTGTGCCTGCCCCTTTGTGCAACCATTGCCGCCTGCAGCAGTCCCCCCACGCCTACCAGTGGAATCGTCGCGCCACCTGCCTGGCAAGGCGATGCCGCAGCGCCTTCGGCCCACTTGCCCGCAGCACGGTGGTGGCACAGCTTCGCCAGTCGCGAGCTGGACCGCCTGGTACAGCACGCCCTGGTCAACGCCCACGATCTGGCTGCTGCCACGGCGCGCGTACGCCAGGCCCAGGCCCGCGCGCTCATTGCAGGCGCACCCTTGTTGCCAGAACTGCAACTGGACCTGAACGGCAGCCGCCAGCGCCTGCTGCATGGCGAAGGCAATGACCAGTTGGACGTAAGCCGTAACGCGCCCACCAGCACATCGTTCGACGCGCAGCTTAGCGCCCGCTACGAAATCGACTTCTGGGGTGGCCTGCGGGCAACGCGCGACAACGCCCTGCGCAGCCTCGACGCCAGCCGCTTCGACCGCCAGACGGTGGAGCTGACCCTGGTCAGCGCAGTCGCCGACAGTTACCTGCAGGGCCTGGCCCTGGAAGAGCAGCTGCGCATTGCCCGCCTCAACCTGCGCAATGCCCAGGACGTGCTAGGCCTGGTAGAGACGCGCCAGCGTAGCGGCTCCGCCACGCGTCTGGAACTGGCCCAGCAGCGCAGTCTGGTGGCCACCCAGCAACGCCAGCTGCCATTGCTGGAGCAGAAATGGCAAGACAGCCGGGTTACGCTGGCAACACTGCTCGGCGAACCCGTGCAGTCGCTGCCCGCCAGCCCGGAAGCGATCGATGCGTTGCACTGGCCGACCATTGGCAGCGGTCTACCCAGCGAACTGCTCACACGCCGCCCGGACATTGCCGCAGCAGAAGCGCGGCTGGCTGCAGCCAGCGCCAATGTGCAGGTCGCCCGCGCCGCCATGCTCCCCAAGCTGACCCTGGGGGCCAACCTGGGCGCTGGCGCCAATACCTTTGCCCACTTGTTCGACAGCTCGTACTACACCCTCACCAGCGGCCTGGTTGCGCCGATTTTCAACAACGGCCGACTACGCGCTGCCCGAGAGCTGGCCGAGGCTGAACAGGAAGAATTGCTGGAGACCTACCGCAGCAGCATCCTGGCGGGCTTTGCCGATGTCGAGAAAGCACTCAATGCGATCCACGGTGTGGACCAGCAGCGGCAATGGCAGGATGAGGAGGTGCAGCAGGCACGACTGGCATTCGACCTTGCTCAGCAGCGTTACGGCGCGGGGGCCGAGACCTTGTTGAGCGTGCTTGAAACCCAGCGCACGTTGTATGTGGCGCAGGACCAGCAGGCGCAACTGCGCCTGGCCCGCCTGCAGGCTAGCGTGGCGTTGTACAAAGCATTGGGTGGGGGGTGGCAGGTCGAACGTTAG
- a CDS encoding MacB family efflux pump subunit has protein sequence MSTPLIELIDIRKSYGGVGTPKVDILHGISLSIHPGEFVAIVGASGSGKSTLMNILGCLDRPTSGSYRFAGKDVAELDSDELAWLRREAFGFVFQGYHLIPSGSAQENVEMPAIYAGIDASERHARASALLGRLGLASRTGNRPHQLSGGQQQRVSIARALMNGGHIILADEPTGALDSHSGTEVMALLDELASQGHVIILITHDREVAARAQRVIEIRDGLIIGDSAGEQPAIDQGQDQGLQAEQLRQRLDRGATLRGAWKGELLEALQAAWRVMWVNRFRTALTLLGIVIGVASVVVMLAVGEGSKRQVMAQMAAFGSNILYLNGKPATLGEPAGTITLDDVAAIGELPQVKHVMPVIGEKLMVRHGNNSQRFYVGGNNTFFPEIFNWPAAQGSFYSESDEANAAAVAVIGQKVREKMLDPGRDPLGQYILIGNVPFQVIGILAGKGASSGDQDSDGRIAVPYSAAAIRLFGQRDPDYIAVAALDSTRVNQAEAAIDQLLRQRHNGRQDFELTNDAALIQAEARTQNSLSLMLGAIAAISLLVGGIGVMNIMLMTVRERTREIGIRMATGARQRDILRQFLSEAVMLSMVGGLAGIVLALAIGGGLMLAEVAVAFALPAMLGAFACAVVTGIVFGFMPARKAARLDPVKALTSE, from the coding sequence ATGAGCACACCTTTGATCGAGCTGATCGACATCCGCAAGTCCTACGGCGGTGTGGGTACCCCCAAAGTCGATATCCTCCATGGCATCAGCCTCAGCATCCACCCCGGCGAGTTCGTCGCCATCGTCGGAGCCTCAGGCTCGGGCAAATCGACCCTGATGAACATCCTTGGTTGCCTCGACCGCCCAACCTCTGGCAGCTACCGCTTTGCCGGCAAAGATGTGGCTGAACTGGATAGCGATGAACTGGCCTGGTTGCGCCGCGAAGCATTTGGCTTCGTGTTCCAGGGCTACCACCTGATCCCCTCGGGCTCGGCCCAGGAAAACGTCGAGATGCCGGCCATCTATGCCGGCATTGACGCCAGCGAACGCCACGCCCGCGCCAGCGCCCTGCTCGGCCGCCTGGGCCTGGCCAGCCGCACCGGCAACCGCCCGCACCAGCTGTCCGGCGGCCAGCAGCAAAGGGTTTCGATTGCTCGCGCACTGATGAACGGCGGCCATATCATCCTCGCCGACGAGCCCACCGGCGCCCTCGACAGCCACAGCGGCACCGAGGTGATGGCACTGCTCGACGAACTGGCCAGCCAGGGCCATGTGATCATCCTGATTACCCATGATCGCGAAGTGGCCGCGCGGGCGCAGCGGGTGATCGAGATCCGCGACGGCCTGATCATCGGTGACTCGGCCGGCGAACAGCCGGCGATCGACCAAGGCCAAGACCAAGGCCTGCAAGCCGAACAGTTGCGCCAGCGCCTGGACCGTGGCGCTACCCTGCGCGGAGCATGGAAGGGTGAACTGCTCGAAGCCCTGCAAGCAGCCTGGCGGGTCATGTGGGTCAACCGCTTCCGGACCGCCCTGACCCTGCTGGGTATCGTCATCGGCGTGGCCTCGGTGGTGGTGATGCTGGCCGTGGGCGAAGGCAGCAAGCGTCAGGTCATGGCACAGATGGCCGCCTTTGGCTCCAACATCCTCTACCTCAATGGCAAGCCGGCGACGCTTGGCGAGCCTGCCGGCACCATCACCCTTGATGATGTGGCAGCCATTGGCGAACTGCCGCAGGTCAAGCATGTGATGCCGGTGATTGGCGAAAAACTGATGGTGCGCCATGGCAACAACAGTCAGAGATTCTACGTGGGTGGCAATAACACCTTTTTCCCGGAGATCTTCAACTGGCCGGCGGCCCAAGGCAGCTTCTACAGCGAAAGCGACGAAGCCAATGCGGCCGCCGTGGCCGTGATCGGCCAGAAAGTGCGGGAGAAAATGCTCGACCCAGGGCGCGATCCGCTGGGGCAGTACATCCTGATCGGCAATGTGCCCTTCCAGGTGATCGGCATCCTGGCTGGCAAAGGCGCAAGCTCCGGCGACCAGGACAGCGATGGGCGCATCGCCGTGCCCTACTCTGCCGCCGCCATCCGCCTGTTCGGCCAGCGCGACCCGGACTACATCGCCGTCGCTGCCCTTGATTCTACCCGGGTCAACCAGGCCGAAGCAGCCATCGACCAGCTGTTGCGCCAACGCCACAATGGCCGCCAGGACTTCGAGCTGACCAATGACGCGGCACTGATCCAGGCCGAAGCGCGCACGCAGAACAGCCTGTCGCTGATGCTGGGGGCGATCGCCGCAATCTCGCTGCTGGTAGGCGGCATCGGCGTAATGAACATCATGCTGATGACCGTACGCGAGCGTACCCGGGAAATCGGTATCCGCATGGCCACCGGCGCGCGACAGCGCGACATTCTGCGCCAGTTCCTCAGCGAGGCGGTAATGCTGTCTATGGTCGGCGGCCTGGCTGGCATTGTACTGGCCCTGGCCATTGGCGGCGGCCTGATGCTGGCCGAGGTGGCAGTAGCCTTTGCCCTGCCAGCCATGCTCGGTGCCTTTGCCTGCGCCGTCGTCACCGGCATCGTGTTCGGCTTCATGCCGGCGCGCAAGGCCGCCCGCCTCGATCCGGTCAAAGCCCTTACCAGCGAATAA
- a CDS encoding efflux RND transporter periplasmic adaptor subunit: MRPLTNTRRRALLTGLGLLGLGSLLALKALPYGAQPLSTVAVTRADIESSVTALGTLQPRRYVDVGAQASGQIHKLHVEVGDTVRKGQLLVEIDPSTQQARLDAGRFSIDNLKAQLAEQRAQYLLAQQQLKRQRDLAAAGATRDEDVQTAFAQMKVTQARIDMFLAQIRQAQASLRSDEAELGYTRIYAPMDGTVVAVDAREGQTLNAQQQTPLILRIARLSPMTVWAQVSEADIGKVKPGMTAYFTTLAGGKRRWTSTVRQVLPIPPKPLEQASQGGGSPASVSNGSAGSQVVQYSVLLDVDNPDGALMAEMTTQVFFVAGKASQVLTVPLAALDDGDGVRLAHVLTGDGKVEQRQVRTGLSDRLRVQVLDGLNEGERLVIGAPAVSGG, from the coding sequence ATGAGACCTTTAACCAACACCCGTCGCCGTGCCCTGCTCACGGGCCTGGGCTTGCTCGGCCTCGGCAGCCTGCTGGCCTTGAAGGCCCTGCCCTACGGCGCCCAGCCGTTGAGCACGGTCGCCGTGACCCGCGCTGATATCGAGAGCAGCGTTACCGCGCTGGGTACTTTGCAACCGAGACGTTACGTGGATGTTGGCGCCCAGGCCTCCGGCCAGATCCACAAGCTGCACGTTGAAGTTGGCGACACCGTGCGCAAGGGCCAGCTGCTGGTCGAGATCGACCCCTCCACCCAGCAAGCGCGTCTGGATGCCGGGCGCTTCTCTATCGACAACCTCAAGGCCCAGTTGGCCGAACAGCGCGCGCAATACCTGCTGGCCCAGCAGCAGCTCAAGCGCCAGCGCGACTTGGCCGCCGCTGGCGCCACCCGCGATGAAGACGTGCAAACCGCCTTCGCGCAGATGAAGGTCACCCAGGCGCGCATCGACATGTTCCTGGCGCAGATCCGCCAGGCCCAGGCCAGCCTGCGAAGCGACGAAGCCGAATTGGGCTACACGCGCATCTACGCCCCCATGGACGGCACGGTGGTGGCGGTTGATGCCCGCGAAGGGCAAACCCTCAACGCCCAGCAGCAAACCCCGTTGATCCTGCGCATCGCCAGGCTCTCGCCGATGACCGTGTGGGCACAGGTGTCGGAGGCCGACATTGGCAAGGTCAAACCAGGCATGACCGCCTATTTCACCACCCTGGCAGGGGGCAAGCGCCGCTGGACCAGCACCGTGCGGCAAGTGCTGCCAATCCCGCCCAAACCACTGGAACAGGCCAGCCAGGGCGGCGGCAGCCCGGCCAGCGTCAGCAATGGCAGTGCCGGCAGCCAGGTTGTGCAATACAGCGTGCTGCTGGATGTCGACAACCCGGACGGCGCGCTGATGGCCGAGATGACCACGCAGGTGTTCTTCGTCGCTGGCAAGGCCAGCCAGGTGCTGACGGTACCGCTGGCTGCGCTGGATGACGGTGACGGCGTGCGCCTGGCGCACGTGCTGACGGGGGACGGCAAGGTGGAACAGCGTCAGGTACGCACCGGGCTCAGTGACCGGCTGCGGGTACAGGTGCTGGACGGCCTCAACGAAGGCGAGCGCCTGGTCATCGGCGCCCCCGCCGTGAGCGGAGGCTGA
- the pvdP gene encoding pyoverdine maturation tyrosinase PvdP, whose amino-acid sequence MTISRRGFIAGVALTGVVVPGALGALYVQRQRDAEAFPQTPGEAVVELADTALQQLGDTLRGIWRWTLQGKDAGLDGLPGGELELFLDVAASGRALRGYLDTPERLRGDEEPRYRVVGDLLADKPGTVRWRLFSAQARYECHIVLDEVWGRFGNAGPATLNGHIARMDRALTLPVEDNHFLALKRTFPEARERTPLNPRLLAWLIAPEHRLFHQLWHSSRDKWHKLDKGKQKALRGLGWQPGPRDRERDARGRHKDRNGSGEDFFFMHRHMLGSARAIQDLPSWPRFPLPQPELERDRAGFARYFDNHDGNALPPTWLASDDEEYTQWVRDIKSPDTFHGNFQVWESRYTDPDYLSSLTLGQFGSEVELGLHDWLHMRWASVPRDPSNGMPVPTARTPDDFAERWFAADNDFLGDPFSSHVNPVFWHFHGWIDDRIEDWFRAHERLHPGEVRRLEVNGVQWFAPGRWVEVADPWLGPDTHGCSTVPGLRPGRSVEMDPETMKLALRIIYSDEDLFDKLQPKVPKRPWYARNLRVAQRSG is encoded by the coding sequence ATGACGATTTCCCGACGCGGTTTCATCGCCGGTGTGGCATTGACGGGTGTGGTGGTACCTGGCGCGCTGGGTGCGTTGTATGTGCAGCGCCAGCGGGATGCCGAAGCGTTTCCGCAAACCCCTGGCGAGGCCGTGGTCGAGCTGGCCGACACCGCCTTGCAGCAGTTGGGTGATACCCTGCGCGGCATCTGGCGCTGGACCCTGCAGGGCAAGGACGCGGGGCTGGATGGCCTGCCGGGAGGTGAACTGGAGTTGTTCCTGGATGTGGCAGCCAGCGGTCGTGCACTGCGCGGTTACCTGGACACTCCAGAGCGCCTGCGTGGGGACGAGGAGCCGCGCTACCGGGTGGTCGGCGACCTTCTGGCGGACAAGCCAGGCACCGTGCGCTGGCGGCTGTTTTCGGCCCAGGCGCGCTATGAATGCCACATCGTACTCGATGAAGTCTGGGGGCGGTTCGGCAATGCCGGTCCGGCAACCCTCAACGGGCACATTGCGCGCATGGACCGTGCGCTGACATTGCCGGTGGAGGACAACCACTTCCTGGCGTTGAAACGCACCTTCCCCGAAGCGCGCGAACGAACCCCGCTGAACCCTCGACTGCTGGCCTGGCTCATTGCGCCGGAGCATCGCCTTTTTCATCAGTTGTGGCACTCCTCGCGGGACAAATGGCACAAGCTGGACAAGGGCAAGCAGAAGGCCCTGCGTGGCCTTGGCTGGCAACCGGGGCCGCGTGACCGCGAGCGTGACGCACGCGGGCGGCACAAGGACCGCAACGGTTCGGGTGAGGACTTCTTCTTCATGCACCGGCACATGCTTGGCAGCGCCCGTGCCATCCAGGACCTGCCTTCCTGGCCGCGCTTTCCGTTGCCACAACCGGAGCTGGAGCGTGACCGGGCAGGCTTTGCCCGCTACTTCGATAACCACGACGGCAATGCCCTGCCACCCACCTGGCTGGCCAGTGATGACGAGGAGTACACCCAGTGGGTACGTGACATCAAGTCACCGGATACCTTCCACGGCAATTTCCAGGTATGGGAATCGCGCTACACCGACCCGGATTACTTGAGCAGCCTGACCTTGGGCCAGTTCGGCTCGGAGGTGGAACTGGGCCTGCATGACTGGTTGCACATGCGCTGGGCATCGGTGCCGCGGGACCCTTCCAACGGCATGCCGGTGCCGACGGCGCGCACCCCGGACGATTTTGCCGAACGCTGGTTCGCGGCGGACAACGACTTTCTCGGAGACCCGTTTTCTTCTCATGTGAACCCGGTGTTCTGGCATTTTCACGGCTGGATCGACGACCGTATCGAAGACTGGTTCCGTGCCCATGAGCGGCTGCACCCGGGCGAGGTGCGGCGGCTGGAGGTTAACGGTGTGCAGTGGTTTGCGCCGGGGCGTTGGGTCGAGGTGGCAGACCCGTGGCTGGGGCCGGACACCCACGGTTGCTCGACCGTACCGGGTCTACGGCCCGGGCGCAGCGTGGAGATGGACCCGGAGACGATGAAGCTGGCATTGCGCATCATTTACAGTGATGAAGACCTGTTCGACAAGTTGCAGCCCAAAGTACCTAAGCGGCCTTGGTATGCGCGTAACCTCAGGGTGGCGCAGCGTTCGGGCTGA
- a CDS encoding sigma-70 family RNA polymerase sigma factor produces MEHYYRELVGFLSARLGSRQAAEDVAHDAYLRVLERTDAERIEHPRAFLYRTALNLVVDRHRRYQVRQAEPLEVLDSDERWHTAAPAHDLQLDQRLALMQRALDELSKVCRDCFLLRKLDGLSHPQIAEHLGISRSMVEKHIVNAMKHCRLRMREWES; encoded by the coding sequence GTGGAACATTACTATCGCGAACTGGTGGGTTTCCTCTCCGCACGCCTGGGCAGTCGTCAGGCCGCCGAGGATGTGGCGCACGATGCTTACCTGCGGGTGCTGGAGCGCACCGATGCCGAGCGTATCGAGCACCCACGCGCCTTCCTCTACCGCACGGCGCTCAATCTGGTGGTTGACCGCCACCGGCGATATCAGGTGCGCCAAGCCGAGCCGCTGGAAGTACTGGATAGCGACGAGCGCTGGCACACGGCGGCGCCGGCCCATGACTTGCAGCTTGATCAGCGGCTGGCGTTGATGCAGCGTGCACTGGATGAGCTGAGCAAGGTGTGTCGCGACTGCTTCCTGCTGCGCAAGCTCGATGGCCTGTCGCACCCGCAAATTGCCGAACACCTGGGCATATCCCGCAGCATGGTGGAGAAACACATCGTCAATGCGATGAAGCACTGCCGACTACGCATGCGCGAGTGGGAATCGTAA
- a CDS encoding MFS transporter: MTAIDTARPPRFSRGDHRTLGLAALGGALEIYDFIIFVFFALTLSQLFFPPEMPEWLRLLQSFGIFVTGYLARPLGGILMAHFADHLGRKRVFSLSILMMALPCLLIGVMPTYADIGYAAPLILLALRIFQGAAVGGEVPSAWTFVAEHAPAGRRGYALGFLQAGLTFGYLLGALTATLLAQVFTPQEILDYAWRYPFLLGGVFGVVGVWLRRWLSETPVFLALRARQEQPVKFPLRRVLGEHRRALIPAALLTCVLTSAVVVLVVITPTVMQQRFGMSPGHTFALSSVGIVFLNIGCVLAGLLVDRVGAWRALMLYSVLLPLGIGALYASLNGQWGMTWLAYALAGLSCGVVGVVPSVMVGLFPAEIRVSGISFTYNVAYALWASTTPLALIALMPWSPWVCVGFCLIMGTVGLLTALYFGRRESLTFTAEPIPIMCGDK; this comes from the coding sequence ATGACTGCCATCGATACCGCTCGCCCGCCCCGGTTCAGCCGCGGCGATCACCGGACCCTGGGCCTGGCGGCACTGGGCGGCGCGCTGGAAATCTACGACTTCATCATTTTCGTGTTCTTTGCGCTGACCCTCAGCCAGCTGTTCTTCCCGCCCGAAATGCCCGAGTGGCTGCGCCTGCTGCAAAGCTTCGGCATCTTCGTCACCGGTTACCTTGCGCGGCCGCTGGGCGGCATCCTGATGGCGCACTTTGCGGACCACCTGGGGCGTAAACGTGTGTTCAGCCTGAGCATTCTGATGATGGCCCTGCCGTGCCTGCTGATCGGCGTGATGCCGACCTATGCCGACATCGGCTATGCCGCGCCGCTGATTCTGCTGGCGCTGCGTATCTTCCAGGGTGCGGCGGTGGGGGGTGAGGTGCCGAGTGCCTGGACCTTCGTTGCCGAGCACGCGCCGGCCGGCCGACGCGGTTATGCCTTGGGCTTCCTGCAGGCCGGGCTGACCTTCGGTTACCTGCTGGGGGCGCTGACCGCGACCTTGCTGGCGCAAGTATTCACACCGCAGGAAATCCTCGACTACGCCTGGCGTTACCCGTTCCTGCTGGGTGGGGTGTTTGGCGTGGTTGGCGTGTGGCTACGCCGCTGGCTGAGCGAAACACCGGTGTTCCTGGCCTTGCGCGCACGTCAGGAACAGCCGGTGAAGTTCCCGCTGCGGCGGGTACTGGGCGAGCACCGCCGTGCGCTGATTCCGGCGGCGCTGCTGACTTGCGTGTTGACCTCTGCCGTTGTGGTGCTGGTGGTGATAACTCCGACGGTGATGCAGCAGCGCTTCGGCATGAGCCCCGGGCACACCTTTGCCCTGAGCAGTGTGGGCATCGTCTTCCTCAATATCGGCTGCGTACTCGCCGGCCTGCTGGTTGACCGCGTGGGCGCCTGGCGTGCGCTGATGCTTTACAGCGTGCTGCTGCCGCTGGGCATCGGCGCGTTGTACGCCAGCCTGAATGGGCAGTGGGGCATGACCTGGCTGGCCTACGCGCTGGCAGGGCTGTCCTGCGGCGTGGTGGGGGTGGTGCCGTCGGTGATGGTCGGGTTGTTCCCCGCCGAGATCCGGGTTTCGGGTATTTCCTTCACCTATAACGTGGCCTACGCACTGTGGGCCAGTACCACGCCGCTGGCATTGATCGCGCTGATGCCGTGGAGCCCGTGGGTGTGTGTCGGCTTTTGTCTGATCATGGGTACGGTGGGGCTGCTGACGGCCCTGTATTTCGGGCGCCGCGAGTCATTGACGTTTACTGCGGAGCCGATCCCGATCATGTGTGGTGACAAATGA